In Dasypus novemcinctus isolate mDasNov1 chromosome 10, mDasNov1.1.hap2, whole genome shotgun sequence, one DNA window encodes the following:
- the SLC25A45 gene encoding solute carrier family 25 member 45 isoform X3 translates to MPVEEFVAGWISGALGLALGHPFDTIKLLGFFKGMSFPIASIAVVNSVLFGVYSNALLALTATSHQERRAQPPSYTHIFVAGCAGGFVQSYFLAPFDLIKVRLQNQTEPRARPGSPPPRYRGPVHCATSILQAEGPRGLFRGAWALVLRDTPTLAVYFLTYEWLCRQYTPDGQTPSSATVLVAGGFAGIASWVTATPLDVIKSRMQMDGLQERAYRGVLDCMASSVRREGPGVFLRGLTINSARAFPVNAVTFLSYEYLLQAWG, encoded by the exons GAGCTCTGGGTTTGGCTCTGGGACACCCCTTTGACACCATAAAG CTCCTGGGCTTCTTCAAGGGCATGAGTTTCCCCATCGCCAGCATAGCCGTGGTCAACTCCGTCCTGTTCGGGGTCTACAGCAATGCCCTGCTGGCCCTCACGGCCACCTCCCACCAGGAGCGGCGGGCCCAGCCCCCCAGCTACACGCACATCTTCGTAGCGGGCTGCGCCGGGGGGTTCGTGCAG TCCTACTTCCTGGCCCCCTTTGACCTCATCAAAGTGCGGCTCCAAAACCAGACAGAACCGAGGGCGCGGCCGGGGAGCCCCCCACCCCGGTACCGCGGGCCCGTGCACTGCGCCACCTCCATCCTCCAGGCTGAGGGGCCCCGGGGGCTGTTCCGAGGTGCCTGGGCCCTGGTGCTGAGGGACACCCCCACGCTGGCGGTCTACTTCCTCACCTACGAGTGGCTCTGTCGCCAGTACACGCCCGACGGCCAGACGCCCA GCTCAGCCACGGTGCTGGTGGCCGGGGGCTTCGCGGGCATCGCCTCCTGGGTGACGGCCACTCCCTTGGACGTAATCAAGTCCCGGATGCAGATGGATGGGCTGCAGGAGCGCGCCTACCGCGGGGTGCTGGACTGCATGGCCAGCAGCGTGCGGCGGGAGGGCCCGGGGGTCTTCCTGCGCGGGCTGACCATCAACAGCGCGCGCGCCTTCCCCGTCAACGCCGTCACCTTCCTCAGCTACGAGTACCTGCTCCAGGCCTGGGGCTGA
- the SLC25A45 gene encoding solute carrier family 25 member 45 isoform X2, translated as MPVEEFVAGWISGALGLALGHPFDTIKVRLQTQTTYRGIVDCAVKIYRHESVGAPLLWGRHLGSRSGLPSPPCTRGLLSGPGVGGAASCPQGGAFFNLALPWGVGRVSSPLRPALLVPPCPPAAPGLLQGHEFPHRQHSRGQLRPVRGLQQCPAGPHGHLPPGAAGPAPQLHAHLRSGLRRGVRAGGTRDRTQDLPCGKQALNHLSHIRSPGLSFLGGMGGELQAPELKKGLSTEGQRCLALSHTPALFDTCPEASDTLMGQKARTEDGASLLTQMSQ; from the exons GAGCTCTGGGTTTGGCTCTGGGACACCCCTTTGACACCATAAAG GTGCGCCTGCAGACCCAGACCACCTACCGGGGCATCGTGGACTGTGCCGTCAAGATCTACCGCCATGAGTCGGTGGGGGCCCCGCTTCTGTGGGGGAGGCACCTGGGCAGTCGGTCTGGgcttccttctcctccctgcACAAGAGGACTCCTGTctgggcccggggtggggggggcagctTCCTGTCCCCAGGGTGGAGCCTTTTTTAACCTCGCCCTGCCCTGGGGTGTGGGAAGGGTCTCCAGCCCGCTGCGCCCTGCCCTTCTGGTGCCACCGTGTCCCCCTGCAGCTCCTGGGCTTCTTCAAGGGCATGAGTTTCCCCATCGCCAGCATAGCCGTGGTCAACTCCGTCCTGTTCGGGGTCTACAGCAATGCCCTGCTGGCCCTCACGGCCACCTCCCACCAGGAGCGGCGGGCCCAGCCCCCCAGCTACACGCACATCTTCGTAGCGGGCTGCGCCGGGGGGTTCGTGCAG gaggcaccagggaccgaacccaggacctcccatgtgggaagcaggcgctcaaccacttgagccacatccgctccccaggtCTCAGCTTTTTAGGGGGGATGGGAGGGGAGCTTCAGGCACCAGAGCTGAAGAAGGGACTAAGCACAGAGGGGCAGAGGTGTCTGGCCCTGTCCCACACCCCTGCTCTGTTTGACACCTGCCCTGAAGCTTCTGACACACTGATGGGCCAGAAAGCAAGGACAGAGGACGGAGCCAGCTTGCTCACCCAGATGAGCCAGTGA
- the SLC25A45 gene encoding solute carrier family 25 member 45 isoform X1 has protein sequence MPVEEFVAGWISGALGLALGHPFDTIKVRLQTQTTYRGIVDCAVKIYRHESLLGFFKGMSFPIASIAVVNSVLFGVYSNALLALTATSHQERRAQPPSYTHIFVAGCAGGFVQSYFLAPFDLIKVRLQNQTEPRARPGSPPPRYRGPVHCATSILQAEGPRGLFRGAWALVLRDTPTLAVYFLTYEWLCRQYTPDGQTPSSATVLVAGGFAGIASWVTATPLDVIKSRMQMDGLQERAYRGVLDCMASSVRREGPGVFLRGLTINSARAFPVNAVTFLSYEYLLQAWG, from the exons GAGCTCTGGGTTTGGCTCTGGGACACCCCTTTGACACCATAAAG GTGCGCCTGCAGACCCAGACCACCTACCGGGGCATCGTGGACTGTGCCGTCAAGATCTACCGCCATGAGTCG CTCCTGGGCTTCTTCAAGGGCATGAGTTTCCCCATCGCCAGCATAGCCGTGGTCAACTCCGTCCTGTTCGGGGTCTACAGCAATGCCCTGCTGGCCCTCACGGCCACCTCCCACCAGGAGCGGCGGGCCCAGCCCCCCAGCTACACGCACATCTTCGTAGCGGGCTGCGCCGGGGGGTTCGTGCAG TCCTACTTCCTGGCCCCCTTTGACCTCATCAAAGTGCGGCTCCAAAACCAGACAGAACCGAGGGCGCGGCCGGGGAGCCCCCCACCCCGGTACCGCGGGCCCGTGCACTGCGCCACCTCCATCCTCCAGGCTGAGGGGCCCCGGGGGCTGTTCCGAGGTGCCTGGGCCCTGGTGCTGAGGGACACCCCCACGCTGGCGGTCTACTTCCTCACCTACGAGTGGCTCTGTCGCCAGTACACGCCCGACGGCCAGACGCCCA GCTCAGCCACGGTGCTGGTGGCCGGGGGCTTCGCGGGCATCGCCTCCTGGGTGACGGCCACTCCCTTGGACGTAATCAAGTCCCGGATGCAGATGGATGGGCTGCAGGAGCGCGCCTACCGCGGGGTGCTGGACTGCATGGCCAGCAGCGTGCGGCGGGAGGGCCCGGGGGTCTTCCTGCGCGGGCTGACCATCAACAGCGCGCGCGCCTTCCCCGTCAACGCCGTCACCTTCCTCAGCTACGAGTACCTGCTCCAGGCCTGGGGCTGA